The Antedon mediterranea chromosome 7, ecAntMedi1.1, whole genome shotgun sequence genome has a segment encoding these proteins:
- the LOC140054645 gene encoding ceramide-1-phosphate transfer protein-like, translating to MASKEGFSLEVVAEEFEKCKSAENEIILEHYIRGYEELTRVFEHLGTIFSFITSDLKDKIRILKEHQKATSDHFKSVHTMVKFELDNELTIGKNSSGLLSGCRTLLRLHRALLFISSFLKELIESNENDSVPKMASNVYASTIANYHTWLVRNTAYLAMRTLPNKKTLQGRLCTSPTSEKTAEEIVGECIKQMMPVYDIVQAFYSERSLLELP from the exons ATGGCTTCAAAAGAAGGATTTAGCTTAGAAGTTGTAGCAGAAGAATTCGAGAAATGTAAATCAGCCGAAAACGAAATAATTCTAGAGCACTACATAAGAGGTTACGAAGAGTTAACGAG aGTTTTTGAACACCTTGGCACCATATTCTCATTCATCACATCAGATCTGAAAGATAAGATAAGAATTTTGAAAGAACACCAAAAGGCAACGTCAGACCACTTTAAGTCTGTTCACACTATGGTTAAGTTTGAACTAGACAATGAATTAACAATCGGAAAAAATTCCAGTGGGCTTTTATCTGGTTGCAGGACACTACTACGACTACACAGAGCTCTTCTTTTTATAAGTTCTTTCCTCAAGGAACTTATTGAAAGCAACGAAAATGATAGCGTACCAAAGATGGCGTCCAACGTCTATGCAAGTACGATCGCTAATTATCACACTTGGCTTGTACGAAATACTGCGTACTTAGCAATGCGTACTCTACCAAACAAGAAGACGCTACAGGGCAGACTCTGTACGTCACCCACTTCCGAAAAGACGGCAGAGGAAATCGTCGGCGAATGCATTAAACAAATGATGCCAGTGTATGATATAGTGCAAGCTTTTTATTCTGAACGTAGCCTACTAGAATTACCTTAA
- the LOC140053899 gene encoding uncharacterized protein, which translates to MSEPLGQSNGMNWSASHLLLDNGNTEELLLPIKATERIKYTCVALSKRFIAFGATSGGLYIFQRDTHKYLQVIVNKEGSVTHVKFAPDDNLVGLSTNNGYIVIWQLNVVNRKKPELLMTSFAHKGSNITCLQWNDTSHRLYSGDNKGKVTLTNVYSRKVSGLLQLPTAPIVSLDSAIVQLDFIKDFLLVSSHNKCHICNIKRQQFYSVGKKLRDGLYGACFYLKSKEPEDVVIYSARPGSRLWEANLNGEVVATHQFKRQLAIPDLAIINFQEDERYPETDDHHPPQALNFPRLLKVEQFIMSWNEKAIYFLDTSTGKVVLWSRPPAGIQFLSSYKSEIYYLDNQSRINKLSFLTIERCIVRLFIKKAWKLCASVCHQFSENLTTIKSKRLVSVNFLKDIKENLTKLEKTEDLIGSLDDVIYQVEQFIMEVGHSGSSSRRSSIESAESVRLESGIYLVKSRRSSEESLERMLQSMNEDHSLPASPNLVDNGNVLNDTKEFNHNELSVETKQQLNGGSVVNPSISQVCEDNFQKDLISQQNVELTEENFQKCLSSQEDSEPQSKCGESRVGGVIAAEYQETGISMINVDCLKSTDIQHNDIEFKPTSPELAKSHNTIIAETNIIADVSKQSSDEIVDDSRDLVLSKTPVVIVTAHSVNETGDRNETENVVDLNENEKSDLFAESAYEPVMRRTESFSGSSNHDKRTIIERSKSMSNYESTSPKPSRKLRKKKSKTKSRVAEIGEVKKSKDKVSILEDKKADEPLKPRPINLNLSNKSPSRRSNSPLFEKLFESDETKGSGQRQISIPFAAVKVSLSSTYSKTKEFVKAKLDSNKKSPVTVEDEMMSSSGQVSPVAPIDVTDTGDILVKACETSENYSPFEEATISTRIKLQHPLILYDINMCREVLEQWLLDLQTAYETNQQFKPEVTGVDEENELTENQTQTDTTILDTKIESVEHDNLVQAVEENESVESDDQLPEEDKTSLPKDNEKSKDDEVVKLVTKNKQTEYEHHLQEETDCDETLSNLELITDSSVGSSWNFPLRDSLHDHASQLLMMCFEIQLFPDLKHLNLNQSNEISATNQNPSLTFEAADCSASKPSECSGETLDVKAARFIRQFSHFLDINRIRLVMSSWQGSRQKTYSEICNLFADSFGEKQDRNCKSALCEKREIQQRKHYKDVYRILTLLDSEEKLVERLVDSDLRIWEVKELFEIYQPEKAQRLFAKYIAAELKEDLGNGCNCLDEVIDDNGVAGYLVNSIFNCNTIATKMSICSCKAPRCGSHTVVWQYKQILDKLIVEMATPKMADMCKDRGYWRGCLELSAYLPRETILHIVWCLGDVNILQAKNLSPTSSEEWRYILEHISQLKAFQEREIETSIKCLQCLTEQNATLLPSDTTDSTNHVVKPTNTITWENTVQLLAKTVGPQTAIDLLGQFTFPKNTISPEFFHNCIMGIVIDRNQRLLTHAMLEKVDSYLWSKRQNALPQQLKQFVKEEHRCLLAGSSTKPKEPSFKGTLSGREHFLEEPLSHWGVNVSLNTDCLVCGLQVTMQVSDSSPGLLVFPCGHIFHTECIPEKFCMVCFYSKK; encoded by the exons taATGGGTATATCGTCATCTGGCAACTAAATGTTGTGAACCGAAAGAAACCAGAATTGTTGATGACATCATTCGCTCATAAAGGATCCAACATCACCTGTCTACAATGGAATGATACCAGCCATAGACtatattcaggggacaataaGGGAAAAGTTACTTTAACTAATGTATACAGCAGAAAG GTGTCTGGACTTTTACAACTGCCAACGGCTCCTATCGTCAGCTTGGATTCAGCAATTGTTCAACTTGATTTCATTAAAGACTTCTTGCTTGTTTCGTCGCACAATAAATGTCATATTTGCAATATTAAAAG gcAGCAGTTTTACTCTGTTGGCAAAAAActaag AGATGGACTGTATGGCGCCTGTTTCTATTTGAAGAGTAAGGAGCCAGAGGATGTTGTCATTTACTCTGCTCGTCCAGGATCAAGACTTTGGGAG GCTAATTTGAATGGGGAGGTTGTTGCGACACACCAGTTTAAACGACAACTTGCAATACCTGACCTCGCAATCATTAATTTTCA AGAGGATGAGCGATACCCAGAAACTGATGATCATCATCCACCCCAGGCACTTAATTTCCCACGTTTGCTAAAAGT TGAACAGTTCATAATGTCTTGGAATGAGAAAGCCATCTATTTTCTGGATACTAGCACTGGTAAGGTAGTGCTTTGGTCCAGGCCACCTGCAG GTATACAGTTCTTGTCTAGTTATAAATCTGAAATTTACTACCTAGACAACCAAAGCAGGATAAATAAACTGTCGTTTTTGACGATCGAACGATGCATTGTGCGACTGTTCATCAAGAAAGCTTGGAAACTCTGTGCTTCCGTTTGTCACCAGTTCTCAGAAAACCTCACCACAATAAAATCAAAGAGACTCGTGTCTGTTAACTTTCTAAAAGACATCAAAGAAAATTTAACCAAACTTGAAAAGACAGAAGATTTGATTGGCTCTCTAGATGATGTGATTTATCAAGTAGAGCAATTTATTATGGAAGTGGGACACTCTGGATCGAGTAGTAGAAGAAGTAGTATTGAATCTGCGGAGAGTGTACGATTGGAGTCGGGGATCTACCTCGTTAAAAGTCGTAGAAGTAGTGAGGAATCCTTAGAGAGAATGCTGCAAAGTATGAATGAAGACCATTCTCTTCCTGCTTCCCCAAATCTTGTTGATAATGGTAATGTACTTAATGATACAAAAGAGTTTAATCATAATGAACTTAGTGTTGAAACTAAGCAACAACTTAATGGAGGCTCAGTAGTGAACCCAAGTATATCTCAAGTATGTGAAGataattttcaaaaagattTGATTTCgcaacaaaatgttgaattaactGAAGAAAACTTCCAGAAATGTCTTTCAAGCCAGGAGGATAGTGAACCACAAAGTAAATGTGGGGAAAGCAGAGTAGGTGGAGTGATAGCTGCTGAATATCAAGAAACCGGTATATCAATGATCAATGTAGATTGCCTAAAGTCAACAGATATTCAACACAATGATATTGAATTCAAACCTACATCACCAGAACTTGCAAAAAGTCACAATACGATAATTGCAGAGACAAACATAATTGCAGACGTATCGAAACAGTCTAGCGATGAAATAGTAGATGATTCTCGTGATTTGGTATTATCGAAAACTCCTGTCGTCATAGTTACTGCTCATTCTGTAAATGAAACTGGAGACAGAAATGAAACTGAGAATGTTGTAGATTTGAATGAAAACGAGAAAAGTGATTTGTTTGCTGAAAGTGCGTATGAACCTGTCATGCGAAGAACTGAAAGCTTCTCAGGTTCAAGTAACCATGACAAAAGGACAATAATTGAAAGAAGTAAATCGATGTCAAATTATGAGTCTACAAGTCCAAAACCTTCAAGAAAACTTAGAAAAAAGAAGAGTAAAACTAAAAGCAGAGTAGCGGAAATTG GTGAAGTGAAAAAATCAAAAGACAAAGTAAGTATATTAGAAGATAAAAAAGCAGATGAGCCGCTGAAGCCACGCccaattaatttgaatttatcaAATAAGTCACCGTCAAGAAGATCAAATAGCCCACTCTTTGAGAAGCTTTTTGAGTCGGATGAAACAAAAGGTTCGGGGCAACGACAGATTTCAATTCCATTTGCAGCTGTCAAAGTTAG CCTCAGTTCAACTTACTCAAAAAcgaaagaatttgtaaaagCTAAACTTGACTCAAATAAGAAATCACCAGTCACAGTTGAGGATGAAATGATGTCATCATCAGGTCAAGTTTCACCTGTAGCACCAATAGACGTGACTGACACAGGTGATATTTTGGTGAAAGCGTGTGAAACATCCGAAAACTATTCACCGTTTGAAGAAGCTACTATCTCTACAAG gATAAAATTACAGCATCCTCTAATACTCTACGATATTAATATGTGTCGTGAAGTGTTAGAGCAATGGCTGTTGGACCTGCAAACGGCCTATGAAACTAATCAGCAGTTTAAACCAGAGGTAACAGGCGTTGATGAAGAAAATGAGCTTACAGAAAATCAGACGCAAACTGACACAACGATACTTGACACTAAAATTGAGTCAGTTGAACACGATAATTTGGTACAGGCAGTAGAAGAAAATGAATCGGTTGAAAGTGACGATCAACTACCAGAAGAAGACAAAACAAGCCTTCCTAAAGACAATGAGAAGAGCAAAGATGATGAAGTAGTGAAGTTAGTTACAAAAAATAAGCAGACTGAATACGAGCATCACTTACAAGAAGAAACAGACTGTGATGAAACACTTTCAAATCTTGAACTAATTACTGATTCTAGTGTTGGTAGTTCTTGGAATTTCCCATTGAGAGATTCTCTCCATGATCATGCATCTCAGCTACTTATGATGTGCTTTGAGATCCAACTTTTTCCAGATCTTAAACATTTGAAtctcaaccaatcaaatgaaatcTCAGCAACCAATCAGAATCCATCTCTAACATTTGAAGCAGCAGATTGTTCTGCCTCAAAACCATCTGAATGTTCTGGAGAGACATTAGACGTGAAAGCTGCAAGATTTATCAGACAATTCTCACATTTTTTGGACATTAATCGAATTAGACTTGTGATGAGTTCATGGCAAGGTTCAAGGCAGAAGACTTACAGTGAAATATGCAATCTGTTTGCTG ATTCGTTTGGGGAGAAGCAAGATCGTAACTGTAAAAGTGCTTTATGTGAGAAAAGAGAAATACAACAACGCAAGCATTACAAAGATGTTTACAGGATTTTGAC ATTGCTTGACAGTGAAGAGAAATTGGTAGAGAGGCTAGTAGATTCTGACTTAAGAATTTGGGAAGTGAAAGAGTTATTTGAGATATACCAGCCAGAGAAAGCACAAAGACTGTTTGCCAAGTACATCGCAGCTGAGCTTAAAGAGGATCTTGGAAATGG ttgCAACTGTTTAGATGAGGTTATAGATGATAATGGTGTAGCTGGCTACCTTGTTAATTCTATATTTAACTGTAATACCATAGCAACCAAGATGTCTATTTGTAGTTGCAAGGCTCCCAG ATGCGGATCTCATACTGTAGTCTGGCAATACAAACAGATACTAGACAAATTAATCGTTGAAATGGCGACACCCAAAATGGCCGACATGTGTAAAGATCGGGG ttattggCGTGGATGCTTGGAATTGAGTGCTTATTTACCAAGGGAGACAATATTACATATTGTATGGTGTCTTGGAGATGTTAATATCCTGCAAGCCAAAA aTTTATCACCGACATCTTCTGAAGAATGGCGTTATATCTTAGAGCATATTTCACAACTTAAAGCATTTCAAGAAAGAGAAATTGAAACATCTATAAAATGTCTGCAATGTTTAACAGAACAAAATGCTACATTGTTGCCAAGTGATACTACTGATTCAACCAATCATGTAGTAAAACCAACAAACACAATCACATGGGAGAATACTGTTCAACTATTGGCTAAAACTGTAGGTCCTCAGACTGCTATAGATCTCTTAGGACAGTTTACCTTTCCAAAGAACACAATCTCTCCTGAATTCTTCCACAATTGCATTATGGGAATAGTCATAGATAGAAATCAAAG GTTGTTAACGCATGCAATGTTGGAGAAGGTTGATTCTTACCTTTGGTCCAAACGACAGAATGCGTTGCCACAGCAACTGAAACAGTTTGTGAAAGAGGAGCATAGATGCCTATTAGCAGGATCAAGTACTAAGCCAAAGGAG cCAAGCTTTAAGGGAACACTTTCTGGTAGGGAACATTTCTTGGAAGAGCCACTTAGTCACTGGGGTGTTAATGTGTCTTTGAATAC GGATTGTCTTGTTTGTGGTCTTCAAGTCACCATGCAAGTATCTGATTCTTCTCCAGGTCTTCTGGTGTTTCCTTGTG gtCATATATTTCACACAGAATGCATTCCTGAGAAGTTCTGCATGGTTTGTTTCTATTCAAAAAAGTAG
- the LOC140055072 gene encoding tRNA (cytosine(38)-C(5))-methyltransferase-like, with product MAAHHVIIFFRASVPYLAPLRGAIRSLRTTTCGCSQPERNVRFKTKMVEQEFRVVEFYSGIGGMHFALKECGINATVVAALDINTVANQVYQHNFPLTKIFQRNIESISLKEFQALNADVFLMSPPCQPFTRSGKQGDNEDPRTKSFLYILNLFGRLEKQPSHILVENVKGFETSETRNLLLQTLSACNYVYKEFLLSPYHLGIPNQRLRYFLVAKQRPHQFVSDYLLENGHLLDNYLIENSASSNDELKERRNELAAEGSEGASEKHALKVPKAASLSQQKDQFSNYLPNRTIKMYLEELPDIVTEEHKIDAKVLIRYGKVMDIVTEECERTMCFTKAYFHYIEGTGSVLQMNKTLQKSEVFQSLESTDDDLDKCEILKNLNVRYFTSKEIANLHHLPPDFSFPKEITRKQQYKLLGNSLNSHVVSVLLRFMFS from the exons ATGGCTGCCCATCATGTAATTATCTTTTTTCGAGCGTCAGTTCCATATCTTGCGCCACTACGTGGCGCTATACGATCTTTGCGTACGACCACGTGTGGATGCAGTCAACCGGAAAGAAACGTACGATTCAAAACAAAAATGGTGGAACAAGAATTTCGTGTCGTTGAGTTCTACAGTGGAATTGGTGGTATGCATTTTGCATTAAAAG aatgTGGAATAAATGCAACTGTTGTCGCTGCACTTGATATTAACACCGTTGCCAATCAAGTCTATCAACACAATTTTCCTTTAACCAAAATATTTCAAAGAAATATTGAA TCAATTTCACTGAAGGAGTTTCAAGCATTAAATGCTGATGTATTTTTGATGAGTCCGCCATGTCAACCATTTACAAG gagtGGTAAACAAGGGGATAATGAAGACCCAAGGACAAAGAGTTTCCTTTATATATTAAACCTTTTTGGAAG attagAAAAACAGCCATCACACATACTTGTAGAAAATGTAAAAGGTTTTGAAACTTCAGAAACAAG AAACCTTCTTTTACAAACATTATCAGCTTGCAACTATGTTTATAAG GAATTTCTACTATCTCCTTATCATCTTGGTATTCCAAACCAGCGACTTCGATATTTTCTAGTGGCAAAACAACGTCCCCACCAATTTGTTTCTGATTATTTGTTAGAAAATGGACATTTATTGGACAATTACCTCATAGAGAACTCAGCTAGTAGTAATGATGAACTTAAGGAAAGAAGGAATGAATTGGCCGCTGAAGGATCTGAAGGAGCCTCAGAAAAACATGCTTTAAAAGTCCCAAAGGCAGCATCACTTAGCCAACAAAAAGACCAATTCTCAAATTATTTGCCTAATAggactataaaaatgtatttagaaGAGTTACCAGACATTGTAACTGAAGAACATAAGATTGATGCGAAGGTGTTGATTAGATATGGCAAGGTAATGGACATAGTAACTGAGGAATGTGAAAGAACCATGTGTTTCACGAAAGC gtATTTTCATTACATTGAAGGAACTGGTTCAGTCTTGCAAATGAACAAAACATTACAG aaaTCAGAAGTGTTTCAGAGTTTAGAATCAACTGATGATGACTTAGATAAATGTGAAATTTTGAAGAATTTAAACGTCCGATACTTTACATCAAAAGAAATAGCAAACTTACACCACCTACCGCCAGATTTTT CATTCCCAAAGGAAATAACCAGGAAGCAACAGTATAAGTTGCTAGGCAACAGTTTGAATAGTCATGTGGTATCAGTCTTGTTGAGGTTTATGTTTTCTTAG